A stretch of Coriobacteriia bacterium DNA encodes these proteins:
- a CDS encoding APC family permease → MSDSGSETKLARNAIGLADVLFQSITSMAPAAAIAASIPLGAAFAAGALPLAVLIAFIGILFTAWAIGQLATHIPAAGSVATYTAVGLSPKLGFLVGWAYAAVEVLIVPLVMLQLGFTLAGELTGIVPGISAGSWWIFMAIGTILVCWLVYLGVKTSTETGVWLGAIEIAVFLVLGIVLVVKAGSANTLLVFTPHFANAKGFTGWSGVFAGAVGALLAFSGFEAAAPLAEETKNPRRNIPLAIMGATVAIGILYIFTTYAAVVSFGPSNFAGFATWNNGVPWDGLAKDVSIVFWALVLFAIVNSTLANANSGANVFTRTAYAMGRIGVFPRAFANLHPKHKSPQFGVLVELVLGLALALVLGFWTTPVVAFGIIATALVVIVVPVYMLANLACVGFFARHRKEEQHWFSHIVIPIAGLLFLIPGFLSVAGITGIPGLGFIAALTAPYSYAPWVMLVWMIIGVVVLFVMQSRNPKAIDAVAHIHLDEEIAA, encoded by the coding sequence ATGAGTGATTCTGGCTCGGAGACCAAGCTTGCCCGAAATGCCATCGGGTTAGCGGATGTGTTGTTCCAGTCGATCACGTCGATGGCGCCGGCCGCGGCCATCGCAGCATCGATTCCACTGGGCGCCGCCTTTGCCGCTGGCGCGCTGCCGCTGGCAGTACTCATCGCGTTCATCGGCATCCTGTTTACTGCGTGGGCCATCGGTCAGCTCGCAACGCACATTCCTGCGGCTGGTTCTGTGGCGACGTACACCGCAGTGGGTTTGAGCCCGAAGCTGGGCTTCCTCGTCGGATGGGCCTATGCGGCCGTCGAGGTACTCATCGTTCCGCTGGTCATGCTGCAGCTTGGATTCACGCTTGCCGGCGAGTTGACTGGCATAGTGCCGGGGATTTCGGCAGGTTCGTGGTGGATCTTCATGGCGATTGGCACAATCTTGGTGTGCTGGCTCGTCTACCTGGGCGTTAAGACCTCTACCGAGACGGGCGTGTGGCTCGGAGCTATCGAGATCGCCGTGTTCTTGGTGTTGGGCATCGTGCTCGTCGTCAAGGCTGGCAGCGCCAACACACTCTTGGTCTTCACGCCGCACTTCGCCAACGCCAAGGGCTTCACTGGCTGGTCCGGCGTCTTCGCTGGCGCCGTGGGAGCGCTTCTTGCCTTCTCCGGCTTCGAGGCAGCCGCCCCGCTCGCCGAGGAGACCAAGAACCCGCGACGCAACATCCCGCTGGCCATCATGGGTGCGACCGTGGCAATCGGCATCCTGTACATCTTCACGACGTATGCCGCAGTTGTGTCGTTCGGCCCGTCCAACTTCGCCGGTTTCGCAACTTGGAACAACGGCGTGCCGTGGGACGGTCTTGCGAAGGACGTCTCCATCGTCTTCTGGGCGCTCGTGCTGTTCGCAATCGTCAACTCCACGCTCGCAAACGCGAACTCCGGTGCGAACGTGTTCACGCGCACGGCGTACGCGATGGGCCGAATCGGCGTGTTCCCGCGCGCCTTCGCGAACCTGCACCCCAAGCACAAGTCGCCACAGTTCGGCGTCCTCGTCGAGCTCGTTCTGGGCTTGGCACTCGCGCTCGTGCTCGGCTTCTGGACAACGCCGGTCGTAGCGTTCGGCATCATTGCGACGGCACTCGTGGTCATCGTGGTTCCGGTGTACATGCTCGCGAACCTGGCGTGCGTGGGCTTCTTCGCCCGTCATCGCAAGGAAGAGCAGCACTGGTTCTCGCACATCGTGATTCCGATCGCCGGCTTGCTGTTCCTGATCCCCGGCTTCTTGAGCGTCGCCGGCATCACCGGCATTCCGGGCCTCGGATTCATCGCGGCACTGACGGCGCCGTACTCGTACGCACCGTGGGTCATGCTGGTTTGGATGATCATCGGCGTCGTGGTGCTCTTCGTGATGCAGTCTAGGAATCCGAAGGCGATCGACGCGGTTGCGCATATTCATCTGGACGAAGAGATCGCCGCCTAG
- a CDS encoding alcohol dehydrogenase catalytic domain-containing protein translates to MALMHAAQVAEPGADLAIVQIEIPEPSDHEVLIKVEACGVCHGDAIPSRGGFPGLSYPRIPGHEVVGTIVKRGAAVTAWGTGTRVGVGWSGGHCMTCGPCTLGDFGNCEDPWTTGLSVDGGYAEYMVARASALVHIPSSLSSVDAAPLLCAGGTTFSALKDSGARASDVVAIHGIGGLGHLAIQYANRLGYTTVALSRGGEKEALARELGAHHYIDTDATDGGKELKALGGARVILATAPNAKAITGLINGLGHNGQLIIVAAPQEPMQLFPGMLFNGDRSIKGWHGRRPGEALDFSVRFNVMPMIETFPLARAAEAFDRMMTAKVHFRCVLTMDE, encoded by the coding sequence ATGGCACTCATGCATGCAGCTCAGGTAGCGGAGCCGGGCGCCGATCTGGCGATAGTCCAGATCGAGATTCCCGAGCCGAGCGACCATGAGGTCCTCATCAAGGTCGAGGCGTGCGGCGTTTGCCACGGCGACGCTATTCCCAGTCGCGGTGGCTTCCCCGGGCTGTCGTACCCACGCATCCCTGGCCACGAGGTCGTGGGCACGATCGTGAAGCGTGGGGCCGCAGTCACCGCATGGGGCACCGGCACCCGGGTCGGAGTGGGCTGGAGCGGCGGCCACTGCATGACATGCGGACCGTGCACGCTCGGCGACTTCGGCAACTGTGAGGATCCGTGGACGACCGGTCTGTCGGTCGACGGTGGCTACGCCGAGTACATGGTCGCGCGGGCCTCGGCGTTAGTTCACATCCCCAGCTCGCTCTCGTCGGTAGATGCCGCTCCCCTACTTTGCGCTGGCGGCACAACGTTCAGCGCGCTGAAGGACAGCGGCGCGCGCGCCAGCGACGTCGTGGCGATCCATGGCATCGGCGGACTCGGGCACCTAGCGATCCAGTACGCCAACAGGCTCGGCTACACAACGGTCGCGCTCTCGCGCGGCGGCGAGAAGGAAGCGCTCGCCCGCGAGCTCGGGGCGCACCACTACATCGACACGGACGCGACCGACGGCGGCAAGGAACTCAAGGCGCTGGGCGGGGCGCGCGTCATCCTCGCGACCGCCCCCAACGCCAAGGCAATCACCGGGCTTATCAACGGACTTGGCCACAACGGCCAGCTCATCATCGTCGCCGCTCCGCAAGAGCCGATGCAGCTCTTCCCCGGCATGCTGTTCAACGGCGACCGCTCAATCAAAGGCTGGCACGGGCGCCGTCCCGGCGAGGCGCTCGACTTCAGCGTGCGCTTCAACGTCATGCCGATGATCGAGACGTTCCCGCTGGCCCGTGCCGCCGAGGCGTTCGACAGGATGATGACCGCCAAGGTGCACTTCCGATGCGTGCTGACGATGGACGAGTGA
- a CDS encoding acetamidase/formamidase family protein, translated as MEAADVRIPKDQHVWAFSADMTPVVTVDPGTVIELETFDCFTGQVQSESDTLEKLETDRLNSATGPIFVRGAEPGDSLSVTLLDLVPGPQGSAMVIPGSGQLVEFCNAPATRILKIEDGTIWLNDKVSFPAKPMIGVIGVAPAEGKVITFLAGKHGGNLDDTVNGIGATIHFPVFQSGGLLAMGDMHACMGDGEISDTGVEVPGTCLVKVEVTKGKAARWPVTETADAWYTHGTSDDSLEDAIKFACEDAANLLVSEWGFTMEDAFIFLSCTGDVGIAQACSPCTGSIIARMRVPKVSACPAPFRA; from the coding sequence GTGGAAGCGGCAGATGTCAGAATCCCCAAAGACCAGCACGTATGGGCGTTCTCGGCCGACATGACCCCGGTCGTGACGGTCGACCCGGGGACGGTGATCGAACTCGAGACCTTCGACTGCTTCACCGGCCAGGTCCAGTCTGAGTCCGACACGCTTGAGAAGCTCGAGACGGACCGGCTCAACAGCGCGACCGGCCCCATCTTCGTGCGTGGCGCCGAGCCAGGCGACTCGCTCTCTGTCACCCTCCTCGACCTGGTGCCGGGACCGCAGGGCTCCGCCATGGTCATCCCCGGTAGCGGTCAGCTCGTCGAGTTCTGCAACGCGCCGGCTACTCGGATCCTCAAGATCGAAGACGGCACGATTTGGCTCAACGACAAGGTTTCGTTCCCTGCCAAGCCGATGATTGGCGTGATCGGTGTCGCCCCTGCCGAGGGCAAGGTCATCACCTTCCTCGCCGGCAAGCACGGCGGCAACCTCGACGACACGGTCAACGGGATCGGCGCGACGATTCACTTCCCGGTCTTCCAGTCGGGTGGCTTGCTCGCCATGGGGGACATGCACGCGTGCATGGGCGACGGGGAGATCTCGGACACTGGCGTCGAGGTGCCCGGAACGTGTCTCGTCAAAGTGGAGGTCACCAAAGGCAAGGCTGCGCGCTGGCCCGTCACAGAGACGGCCGACGCCTGGTACACGCACGGCACGTCGGACGATAGCCTTGAAGACGCGATCAAGTTCGCGTGCGAGGACGCGGCAAACCTCTTGGTGAGCGAGTGGGGTTTCACCATGGAGGACGCGTTCATCTTCCTGTCCTGTACAGGTGATGTCGGAATCGCTCAGGCGTGCTCGCCTTGCACCGGAAGCATCATCGCGCGGATGCGCGTCCCCAAGGTCTCGGCGTGTCCCGCGCCGTTCCGGGCGTGA
- a CDS encoding O-antigen ligase family protein — protein MARQRTGLVCAAGAWWCLLAIVVLVPFVHTNTSLGSGVASQLTYDAVVLPKLSLIAILAGLGLALHVVSMVAGMAELRRPRIMLIVALLLGWVCLATATSVSPSLSIIGETLSGEGLAAYAAYVLVFTLTVQQVTSVARARTVATFAVATGSVIACYALLQLLRLDPLTWPDSGFGARIFATFGNPDLLASYLVFPFALSIGLLLSEESPTPRFWLASLGLLTTSSCLVVGLARGAWIAAPVAVAVVALAAWRNRSGLLRSQWWVLAAFALTLLAVAASLLGPKEGLSSAQRATAVLGRTAGASFGDRIEIWRAALVGVSRRSLVGWGPDTFKYVYHSAAGGLTWRVGGHASYADNAHDIILQVAATLGIPGLLLYGAAVVAPLTETAAAVFGAGADGSRTLFGADDARSRILVAGAWASVIALVTVLLFEPATPVVVVWLWLSLGILASAQARTAPIDSNLARAAGIAVSVLLVAFSCWGASWFYADVYARRALDSATLPEAESNLSSARAINPLAQQYYILSGQRNDELLWSAVNANAPHEEIAALADASVSAYSRAVNHDPQDPIAASRYVHALNQEQLLAPAPATAALALVVAQSAEDRWPNVPDVVLELARAQFQAGQLAPAENSAIRAATLDPGFEYAWLTIGQVRIARGDRAGATTALTTAVKLDPSDSEAVSTLSSIGEPDAGQSGSSPATVGVQP, from the coding sequence GTGGCACGACAGAGGACCGGACTCGTATGCGCGGCTGGTGCATGGTGGTGCTTGCTGGCCATCGTAGTGTTGGTCCCATTCGTCCACACCAACACGTCCCTCGGCTCTGGCGTAGCTTCGCAACTCACATACGACGCCGTTGTCCTCCCTAAGCTGAGTCTCATCGCCATCCTCGCGGGACTCGGCTTGGCGCTTCACGTGGTCAGCATGGTTGCCGGCATGGCCGAGTTGCGGCGTCCGCGGATCATGCTCATCGTGGCTCTCTTGCTGGGCTGGGTGTGCCTTGCCACAGCGACCTCAGTCAGCCCGTCGTTGTCGATCATCGGTGAGACGCTGAGCGGTGAGGGCTTGGCCGCCTACGCCGCATATGTGCTGGTCTTCACCCTCACGGTTCAGCAGGTGACAAGCGTCGCGCGCGCACGCACCGTTGCGACGTTTGCCGTAGCCACCGGTTCGGTGATCGCGTGCTACGCGCTCTTGCAGCTCCTGAGGCTTGATCCGCTTACTTGGCCCGACAGCGGCTTCGGAGCCCGGATCTTCGCCACTTTCGGCAACCCAGATCTCCTCGCCAGCTACCTCGTGTTTCCGTTTGCGCTATCGATCGGGTTGCTCCTTTCCGAGGAGTCACCTACCCCCCGATTCTGGCTTGCGAGCCTCGGGTTGCTGACGACGAGCAGCTGCTTGGTCGTCGGCCTCGCGCGGGGAGCGTGGATAGCGGCCCCTGTCGCAGTGGCCGTGGTTGCGCTTGCTGCGTGGCGAAACCGCTCGGGGCTGCTGCGCTCGCAATGGTGGGTGCTTGCGGCCTTCGCGCTGACCCTGCTAGCCGTGGCAGCGTCGCTGCTCGGACCCAAGGAAGGGCTGTCGTCGGCTCAGCGCGCTACCGCTGTGCTTGGGCGCACCGCAGGCGCCAGCTTCGGCGATAGAATCGAGATCTGGCGAGCCGCGCTCGTGGGAGTATCTCGCAGGTCGCTGGTGGGTTGGGGCCCTGACACCTTCAAGTACGTGTACCACTCTGCCGCGGGTGGGTTGACGTGGCGCGTTGGTGGCCATGCGTCCTATGCCGACAACGCGCACGACATAATCCTGCAGGTAGCGGCCACGCTGGGGATACCAGGGCTCCTGCTATATGGGGCCGCGGTCGTTGCTCCACTGACCGAGACCGCAGCCGCAGTATTCGGAGCTGGAGCAGACGGTTCGCGCACGCTCTTCGGAGCCGATGACGCCCGGTCGCGAATCCTGGTCGCTGGCGCCTGGGCAAGTGTGATCGCGCTCGTGACGGTTCTACTGTTCGAGCCCGCCACACCGGTGGTAGTGGTGTGGTTGTGGCTTTCTCTCGGCATCCTTGCCAGCGCGCAAGCTCGCACTGCGCCCATCGACAGCAATCTCGCCCGGGCGGCGGGTATCGCGGTCTCGGTTCTTCTTGTCGCCTTTAGCTGCTGGGGTGCGAGCTGGTTTTACGCCGATGTGTACGCCCGGCGTGCACTCGACTCCGCCACTCTCCCTGAGGCGGAGAGCAATCTGTCGAGCGCACGCGCCATCAACCCGCTTGCGCAGCAGTACTACATCCTGTCCGGCCAACGCAACGACGAACTGCTCTGGTCGGCGGTCAATGCGAACGCGCCTCACGAGGAGATCGCAGCCCTCGCGGATGCCTCGGTCTCGGCCTATTCACGGGCCGTCAATCACGACCCGCAAGATCCAATAGCTGCGAGCCGATACGTCCACGCGCTCAATCAGGAGCAGTTGCTGGCCCCAGCGCCGGCAACTGCAGCGCTGGCGCTCGTAGTCGCGCAGTCAGCCGAGGACCGGTGGCCCAATGTGCCGGATGTCGTGCTCGAGCTTGCGCGAGCCCAGTTTCAGGCCGGGCAACTTGCCCCGGCTGAGAACTCGGCTATCCGAGCGGCAACTCTAGATCCCGGCTTCGAATACGCGTGGCTCACGATCGGGCAGGTCCGGATTGCCCGAGGCGACCGGGCTGGTGCCACGACGGCGCTCACAACCGCCGTCAAGCTGGATCCGAGCGACTCTGAGGCGGTGAGCACTCTGAGCAGCATCGGGGAGCCGGACGCGGGCCAAAGTGGGTCGAGTCCGGCCACAGTCGGCGTCCAGCCCTGA
- a CDS encoding nitroreductase family protein — protein sequence MPGILELIRERASVRGPFDAQRPISEEDLAAILEAARWSPTAHNMQNFEIVVVDDPATLDAIANIKRPISEAFIRENYEQLSFSEEELMRRKTGLLATQFPPAWRNPDFHADTLTAEETAAMQRPMPTAPLLLVVVYDPSKRAPASEGDFLGIVSLGCVMENMWLTAEALGISLQIVSSLSNDREVRRILGIPDELEVAFSCRLGYPIAPAPKRLRVRRDVADFASRNRFGG from the coding sequence ATGCCTGGGATTCTGGAACTGATTCGCGAGCGTGCCTCGGTTCGCGGACCCTTCGACGCGCAGCGCCCCATCTCCGAGGAAGACCTCGCGGCCATCCTTGAGGCGGCGCGCTGGTCGCCGACCGCCCACAACATGCAGAACTTCGAGATTGTTGTGGTCGACGACCCGGCCACGCTCGACGCGATCGCTAACATCAAACGCCCCATCTCGGAGGCGTTCATCCGCGAGAACTACGAGCAGCTCTCGTTCTCCGAGGAAGAGCTGATGCGCCGCAAGACAGGTCTGCTTGCCACGCAGTTCCCACCGGCGTGGCGCAACCCCGACTTCCACGCCGACACGCTCACCGCCGAGGAAACAGCCGCGATGCAGCGGCCGATGCCCACGGCTCCGCTGCTGCTCGTCGTGGTCTACGACCCGAGCAAGCGGGCACCGGCCTCCGAGGGCGACTTCCTCGGCATAGTCAGCCTCGGCTGCGTGATGGAGAACATGTGGCTTACCGCCGAGGCGCTGGGCATCAGTCTGCAGATCGTCAGCTCGCTCAGCAACGACCGGGAAGTCAGGCGGATTCTCGGAATTCCGGACGAGCTGGAGGTCGCCTTCTCCTGTCGCCTCGGCTATCCGATCGCGCCGGCGCCCAAGCGCTTGCGCGTCAGGCGCGATGTGGCCGACTTCGCGTCTCGCAATCGGTTCGGGGGCTGA
- a CDS encoding cyclopropane-fatty-acyl-phospholipid synthase, which translates to MDVEGDLEAVFATFWPLIDSGEWRSIRGTARLLRLLRRLPVPPYRTGRERAASPAGRTHSIDRDEQAVRFHYDVSNDFYQLWLDSRMQYSCGYFEQPDVDLDTAQSAKLEHICRKLRLSPGDRLLDIGCGWGGLLEYAAEHYGVSGLGVTLSEPQAAEANERFERAGLADWTRAEVCDYRRLDGEFDAIVSVGMVEHVGRAQLREYCGQAFKLLRPGGVFLLHGITSKWEERPGPMDPFIARYVFPDGELTPISELLGHAESAGFEVRDVENLREHYAATLRHWVRNLEAHRDEAVALTDDITYRIWRLYMTGCAYNFERGGIGVCQSLLHKPTGGHSTLPPTRADWYADAGL; encoded by the coding sequence ATGGATGTGGAAGGTGATCTTGAGGCCGTCTTCGCAACTTTCTGGCCCCTCATCGACAGTGGGGAGTGGCGAAGTATACGGGGCACCGCGCGTCTGCTGCGCTTATTGCGGCGTCTTCCGGTGCCGCCGTATCGCACGGGCCGCGAGCGCGCCGCTTCGCCTGCTGGGCGGACTCACTCCATTGACAGAGACGAGCAAGCCGTTCGGTTCCACTACGATGTCTCAAATGACTTCTATCAGTTGTGGCTCGACAGTCGCATGCAGTATTCATGCGGCTACTTCGAGCAGCCCGACGTCGACCTGGACACCGCGCAGAGCGCCAAGCTCGAGCACATCTGTCGCAAGCTGAGACTCTCTCCCGGCGACCGGCTCCTAGACATTGGATGCGGCTGGGGTGGGCTGCTTGAGTATGCCGCCGAGCACTACGGGGTCAGTGGCCTAGGCGTCACGCTGTCAGAGCCGCAGGCGGCCGAGGCCAACGAGCGTTTCGAGCGAGCGGGCTTGGCCGACTGGACGCGTGCCGAGGTCTGCGACTACCGGCGGCTCGACGGGGAGTTCGACGCGATCGTCAGTGTGGGGATGGTCGAGCATGTGGGACGTGCGCAACTCAGAGAGTACTGCGGGCAGGCGTTCAAGCTGCTTCGACCTGGTGGTGTGTTCCTCCTGCACGGCATCACGAGCAAGTGGGAGGAGCGGCCGGGCCCGATGGACCCATTCATCGCCCGCTACGTCTTTCCAGACGGGGAGCTCACCCCGATCTCGGAGCTGCTCGGCCACGCCGAGTCCGCAGGCTTCGAAGTGCGCGACGTTGAGAACCTGCGCGAGCACTATGCCGCGACATTGCGCCACTGGGTTCGCAACCTTGAGGCCCATAGGGATGAGGCCGTCGCGCTGACCGACGACATCACGTACCGAATCTGGAGGCTGTACATGACCGGGTGCGCCTACAACTTCGAGCGCGGCGGAATCGGCGTGTGCCAATCGCTCCTCCACAAGCCGACCGGCGGCCACTCGACGCTTCCGCCAACCAGAGCGGATTGGTACGCCGACGCTGGGCTCTAG
- a CDS encoding polysaccharide deacetylase family protein — MPDRVRSTALRSSRPKRQRPVGLIVAVVAVVSLVLVGAFGARWALTRSAEKPGISAAQAAVAVAPTSGVKAKPLAAPSSSAPTSATASAPAEVANPALDQAVPVLMYHHILPVPSNFIAISPATFDAQMKYLHDNGWHAISIAQLQEFVETGKRLPSKPVLITFDDDRMNQLTYGVPILKKYGFTATFFVVQKWINSTSQYFMHVPQLKQLQADGYDLESHTTNHMMMYRFHSKSTGKFESLTSMKTRMWDPTNGMRVWMNQTFGGQPVTALAYPGGGNDSFTWQIVKDAGYHLAFTTDTGYVTYKGSNPMALPRWNTGARGTTMATFASIMNGAAHFKPTK, encoded by the coding sequence ATGCCAGACCGCGTTCGAAGCACTGCTCTGCGAAGCTCTCGCCCGAAGCGCCAGAGGCCCGTCGGACTGATCGTCGCCGTCGTTGCCGTAGTCTCGCTCGTGCTCGTGGGCGCCTTCGGCGCGCGCTGGGCGCTCACGCGGTCTGCCGAGAAGCCCGGCATCAGCGCCGCGCAAGCTGCGGTCGCGGTCGCACCCACGTCGGGCGTCAAGGCCAAGCCCCTAGCGGCGCCGTCTTCCTCCGCGCCGACCTCGGCCACCGCCTCAGCCCCAGCCGAGGTCGCCAACCCGGCGCTCGATCAAGCCGTTCCCGTGCTGATGTATCACCACATCCTCCCCGTGCCCAGCAACTTCATCGCGATTTCCCCGGCGACGTTCGACGCGCAGATGAAGTACCTGCACGACAACGGTTGGCATGCCATATCGATCGCTCAGCTTCAGGAGTTCGTCGAAACCGGCAAGCGGTTGCCTTCCAAGCCGGTGCTCATCACCTTCGATGACGACCGTATGAACCAGCTCACCTACGGCGTCCCGATCCTGAAGAAGTACGGCTTCACCGCGACGTTCTTTGTCGTCCAGAAGTGGATCAACAGCACCAGCCAGTACTTCATGCATGTGCCGCAGCTCAAACAGCTCCAAGCCGACGGCTACGACCTTGAATCTCACACGACCAACCACATGATGATGTACAGGTTCCATTCGAAATCGACCGGCAAGTTCGAGAGCCTCACCTCGATGAAGACGCGAATGTGGGATCCGACCAACGGCATGCGGGTGTGGATGAATCAGACGTTCGGCGGTCAGCCGGTCACGGCGTTGGCATACCCGGGCGGCGGAAACGACTCCTTCACCTGGCAGATCGTCAAAGATGCTGGCTACCATCTCGCATTCACGACGGACACCGGATACGTCACGTACAAGGGTTCGAACCCCATGGCCTTGCCGCGATGGAATACCGGCGCGCGCGGGACGACGATGGCTACTTTCGCGTCGATCATGAACGGCGCTGCCCACTTCAAGCCTACGAAGTAG
- a CDS encoding glycosyltransferase family 39 protein, with amino-acid sequence MQRDSRDASSTRWSAPSWLWPVLVGVILVVAGVLRFWALGRQSLWFDELFSANAAMYGPSVAIKVTAQDTNPPLYYVLQALLMPMLGRTEWGLRAFSAAIGVLTTGVVYLAGRKLFDRATGTWAAALFAVALLPLQYAQEARMYSLLMFFAALTLWLFARLVEKPNLARAALLGLALAGLAYTHVYGYMAAPLLLVPVVLVPRLRRRIGKLMFVTYPIAAVLFFPWALVIPTQIAIVRGQVAKGNWWMLPVDSVTHAFLANLVAFAPGQAGLAAMVFMALLIVGLAAPVVWIEAFAAGPYDPAEDDAPAVGGSPAASPESANETLRDESTEASVDAEAKPADEPRAGEIVTEGDLLWVLLTLAVVPMLAGLIISKYVTPIATVRNSLVCLPAIYILVARGGTKLHWPGTVALASLLLFGVLQLPVLYSDTSKGEWRQATEIVLSQPKTGVLTQEWESDFNLEVYSKLIKGESWMHSMWADHLNAKPTPTGLIINSNPYYHIPKFIWQWDRIWVVSMTTKSSVADYMDHAAGWQLTETRDLGKPVMRLYTRVDAPKK; translated from the coding sequence GTGCAGCGCGATTCGAGAGATGCCTCGAGCACGAGATGGTCGGCGCCATCGTGGCTGTGGCCCGTTCTGGTCGGCGTGATTCTCGTAGTCGCAGGCGTACTCCGCTTCTGGGCGCTGGGACGGCAGAGTCTCTGGTTCGACGAGCTGTTCTCGGCGAATGCGGCGATGTACGGGCCGAGCGTTGCGATCAAGGTGACTGCCCAGGACACCAATCCGCCGCTCTACTACGTGCTGCAGGCGCTACTGATGCCGATGCTGGGGCGCACCGAGTGGGGGCTGCGAGCGTTTTCGGCCGCCATCGGCGTGCTGACCACCGGCGTCGTCTATCTCGCGGGGCGCAAACTGTTCGACCGCGCGACAGGAACCTGGGCTGCTGCGTTATTCGCGGTCGCGCTGCTTCCGCTGCAGTACGCCCAAGAAGCGCGCATGTATTCGCTGCTCATGTTCTTTGCGGCGCTTACCCTATGGCTCTTCGCGCGCCTCGTCGAGAAACCCAACCTCGCTCGAGCCGCACTTCTGGGGCTCGCGCTCGCGGGTCTCGCCTACACGCACGTGTACGGCTACATGGCCGCGCCACTTCTACTCGTGCCGGTTGTACTCGTGCCCCGGCTTCGCAGGCGGATTGGCAAGTTGATGTTCGTGACCTACCCGATCGCCGCGGTGCTGTTCTTCCCGTGGGCCCTGGTCATCCCCACTCAGATCGCCATCGTGCGGGGGCAGGTGGCCAAGGGCAACTGGTGGATGCTGCCGGTCGACAGCGTCACGCACGCGTTCCTCGCCAATCTCGTCGCGTTTGCCCCGGGCCAGGCTGGGCTTGCGGCAATGGTTTTCATGGCGCTGTTGATCGTCGGTCTGGCGGCCCCCGTCGTCTGGATCGAGGCGTTCGCTGCCGGCCCGTACGACCCCGCCGAGGACGACGCTCCAGCCGTTGGAGGTAGCCCAGCTGCCTCGCCAGAGTCCGCGAACGAGACGCTCCGAGACGAGTCCACAGAGGCCTCCGTTGACGCCGAAGCCAAGCCTGCGGACGAGCCTCGTGCGGGTGAGATCGTCACGGAAGGCGACCTGCTCTGGGTGCTGCTGACCTTGGCCGTCGTGCCAATGCTGGCGGGGCTCATCATCTCGAAATACGTCACGCCGATAGCCACGGTTCGAAACTCGCTCGTTTGTCTGCCGGCGATCTACATCCTGGTCGCTCGCGGCGGAACGAAGTTGCACTGGCCGGGGACGGTGGCCCTCGCGAGCCTGCTGCTGTTCGGCGTGTTGCAGCTGCCAGTCCTCTACTCGGACACGTCAAAGGGCGAGTGGAGACAGGCCACAGAGATCGTACTTTCCCAGCCCAAGACCGGTGTTCTGACCCAAGAGTGGGAAAGCGACTTCAACCTCGAGGTCTATTCCAAGCTCATCAAGGGTGAGAGCTGGATGCACTCGATGTGGGCGGACCATCTCAATGCGAAGCCCACGCCCACGGGCCTGATCATCAACAGCAACCCCTACTACCACATCCCAAAGTTCATCTGGCAGTGGGATCGGATATGGGTTGTGTCGATGACCACGAAGAGTTCGGTGGCGGACTACATGGATCATGCCGCTGGATGGCAGCTGACCGAGACGAGGGACCTCGGCAAGCCGGTCATGAGGTTGTACACGAGAGTGGACGCGCCAAAAAAGTAA